The Penicillium oxalicum strain HP7-1 chromosome V, whole genome shotgun sequence genomic interval CATATAGCCAGAAAATGACCCACCCCTTGACATGTCAgtttggccgagtggtctaAGGCGCTTGACTTGAACCTCCCGATCGCATGATCAGGGCAATGGGATCCCCATCGCATGTTTGGGCATCAAGTCCCTTCGGGGGCACAGGTTCGAACCCTGTAGCTGACGTTGCTTTTTGCCCTTTTGAGGTTAATCTTCCCTGAACAAGGGTGGCAAGGCGGATAATTTGGTGTTTtccgagagaaagagacaaagagggGTCACAGATGGATGGACAAAACTAACTAGGGCGCAAAGATGGGGGAGAGTAGACAAGAATGGGAAAGTGAAATGAGCAGAttcctccatgatgatgaggatgaagcaCATAGATTACTGCTGTTGTAATTCAACTGAATGCTCGCATAGGCAACTTTGATAAGCAGACTTGTTCTCTTGTCTCGAATCCGGCACTGAGGGTGTGCGCAGATGGCAATCAATGTGATCGTGGACAACGCCCCTTCCCATGTCCATTGCATCCACGAGACAACGAGGGACAGCCGAGTCAACAGAATTGCCGTTCATGGGAGTGTGTTGAGAGGTTACGAGTACCCATGGGTGAGCTTCAATGGGTTGGCGATCGGGATGCATCACGACCACGGCCGTTTACCATCGGAAAAACAGGCTATAGAATGAAATAAAACATCATTGAAAAGCAACTGTAACTCTTCAAACCAACAGATTCCCTTTTGACCCAAGACTCcagtgaaaagaaaaagcagaaAATATGATACAGGAAACAGACCATGCACAAGAGAGATTTGGTCTTCCTGAGAACATCTAGTCGCTATCATCGCTGTCCTCGGCCTGCTTGGACTTTCGGcgctccttcttttccttcttctccttcttcttgcgcttgcgctcggccttctcctcggcagtCTCGCCATCGTgacgcttgcgcttcttcttgtcatcgtcaccatcctcctcggcatcctcggcctcgggAGACTCGGCCTCCTCAGTGGCGGCGGGCACAGGAAccacggtggtggtggtggtagcCACCACAGCGGCGGGCTGCTCACCATCCTCCAGAGGAGCGTTGAAGTCCTTGTACTCGCTCTTCCACTTGGCGGGGGTGGCCTCGTTGACACGGCCGTACTTGTCGAGCTTGCCGGCAGActtcagcttcttcttctccagagcAGTAGGGCCCAGGCCCCAGCGGCGGGGGTAGAGGTCACGCTCCATGATGCAGCGCTTGACCTTGGCAACAACACCGTGGTCGCAGGTGGTGAGCTCGACGGTGGACATCTGGGCAATACCAATGGCAATGGCCTCACCCTTGGTGGTCATCAGGACGACCTCCTCGTTGACCTCAATGCCGGATTCTGGAAACGCAAAATGGTCAGTCTTCTCCTCATAGATCACCGAGACCGGGAGCAGGAGCGAACAACACAAACATACCGAAACGCAAAAGACCGGGAATCATGAGCTTGGCACCGTAGCAGACGGCATTGACAGCGCTGTCCTTGACGACAATACGCTTGTAGGTGGTGAGCAGACTCTCCAGAGGCTTGATAACGCGGCGCAGATAGCTCTCATCACGCTGGTTGTCGTAGACCCACTGGGCATCCAGAACGTCGTGAAGAGTAACCATGCCACTCTCCTCGCTCATGGCACCACTGCGAACACGGCGCAGCTCCTGCATGTGGGCACCAACACCGAGCAGAAGACCCAGGTGGACACAGAGGGTACGGATGTAGGTACCAGCCTCACAGCTGACCCAGAAGACACCAAGGTGGCGCTCGTTGTCGAACTCGTAAAGCTTGCTCTCGTGGATGGTACGGATACGGAGCTGACGCTTGACGGCCGAAATCAAAGGGGGACGCTGGAACAGCGCACCGGTGAGAGTCTCGAGGGCGCGACGGAACTGGGCCTCGCCACCGGGAATCTTGTCGTGCAGACGGATAACACAGACATACTCCTTACCAGCACCCTGCTGGGACTTGACCAGGCGGGTGGCACGGTCAATGCAGACGATCAAACAGCCAGTGACCTTGGGATCGAGAGTACCGCTGTGACCAGTCTTGTCGGCTCTAGagtcaaaaaaagaaggcaaTGGTTAGAATTGTTCGTGCGAGTTGGCCCGATTGGAGCGGATTGGAAGTGTCCAGGGAGATGAATTACCTGAGGATGCGCTTCATCCACGCGACAACCTCATGGGAAGAGGGGTTGGAAGGCTTGTCCAGGTTGATCACGCCAGAGCTGATGTAGGACTTCAGGTCACGCTTCAGGGGAGAAGCACCGGCAGGGATGGGGGTGAAGTGACCGGTGCGGACGAGCACTAAACGCGATTCGAGATCAATTAGCCCATCGTCAACGACCTACAGGATTTTCACCAACCccggagagaaaagaagttCTTCACGCACGCTTCTCGTAGTTCTTCAACAGAAGAGGCCAGTCCTCactggaagaggatggcGTAAGCGCCTGGGGCTTAATGGTGTAGTCCACCTCCATGTTGTTGACGGCGGCCATTCTGGTGGTTAGTATGCTATTGAAGTTCCAAAATTTGTTCGACGAGAACGAAATTTTGCGAGTGCGGCAGCTCGAGTTCCCGATTGGGTTAGCGCCCGTGGTAAGTCAGGTGACTCGAGCATGACTGTGACTGGCAAACCTTTCTCAAGCCACGGGCGATATGATTGGATGACCTCCCAGCTTGAGAAATCCATCTACTTGTATTCCAGCGATCGACTTGCCAACTTGATAATCCAGGCAGAAGACACTGGGATTAGCTTGATATACTGACAATCTCACCGATATGTCAGTGTGTTTGAATAAATACTCCCTCTATCACTAGTAATTTCAGTGGAGTCTGATTCCATTGCCCCTCTATCCTTTTGAAGCAACATTGCCACACCGCCGTCCCTGCGTTTAGGCTATATTTCCAGTCCTTCTGGTctggaggaaggagaaatcAGCGCCAACTAAGACAGGTTCTATGATAGATGTACAATTCGAGGCTAGTTACGGTCTCCAGCTGCAGCACGGATAGCTGAGGGAGCCTGCTAAACGACATATTTCTTTCCTGTCTGGAGAACACTCCCCTAATACTTGCAGTGTTTAAATGCTCTCATCAAGAACGTTTCGCCACCAGATCACACGAGAAATGGGGTAACATACGGGAGACATTTGAAAATTGGCGGATCAATTTCTCTCAAATTGAATCTAGGAATCAGTTTACGCTATGCAATTGAATACTGAAGACGAGTGTTTTGTAATGATACAtcatgggggggggggggggtgtcAACATGACTGCAGAATCTGAGCCATTCATCTTATGATAGGTGCAGAGTTCATGCTGTAAGTGGACAACACAATCTTCGGGGGCAAAATTGCAAAGATTCGTTCCATGTGACGAAGTTTCTACTAACTGTGGCATTGCGTAGAGGTCACCCGAGTCTTCGTCCGGAGCCCCAGCTACCCCAGCGCGAGCCAGCGTTGAAGCCAGAAGTACGGCCTTGCGAGACGGACGAGGGGGGTGCCTGGTAGGCCGTGCCGTAGCCACGAGAGCCAACATTTGGAGTGTGCTTGTAAAAGAAGCGCTGAACGAAGAGTGGCGTGGAAATGAAGTTCCTGCCACCTCCGTATGTCGGGTAGATGCGAGTAAGGAAGTCGTAAAGATGGGCGGCAAGGATACCGGTACACTCGAGAAGGACTCCGGGCCATCCGCCACGAATCAAGGTGAAACACAGCATCGTCGCGGGCAAGTACATGACGGGAATGGTGATCACGAAGAATGTGACTTTAGTACCGCGCTTCTCTTGGGCATAGGTCCAAATAAGAGCCATGATCAAAGCTAGGCAAGCGAAACTCAGTGTCTGCTCTATCGCACCGCATATTGTTGCTACCCGGAGCATGAGTAAacaggggggaaaaaggctTACCGGGGAGGAAGGAGACGAATCCAAAATACAAGCCTGCCGTGAGCTTTATCAATGTCAGCACCTGCACCATGCAATGTCTACCAGAAGGAAAAGATCGTGTGGAAGGCGGATCATGTTGTTCTGAGTTGGATTGATTTCTCGGGATTGAATGATAAATAGGTTGATATAGGACACGAATTGACAGATGATTATGTAGAATGTAGGGCACCTTAACCACCGTTCGCGAATAAGGATCGCGACAGCTATCTCAGAGGCAGTCCCACCACGCCCACACCGCATGCAGTACCTTTTTGAATTTTGCGAATGCGGTACTGCACGGGATGCAGGGGTATTCTTCCTCACTTCCAGGAACCGCTTCAGCTAGAAAAAGGCTGGGCGGGCAGATATGCGAGGTGACAGGGGGCAAAGGATGCGGGCAAGAAGAAACGGGCAGAGAGAAAAAGTGATGACTCTACTGTAGCTGGCATGTCGCCGAGCAAGTCAACTTACCTGGATGACAATGCTTACGAAGAGGACGTAGATGAAGAAATCTCCAGGCCTGGGGAAGCGAACCGACTCGAGCTCAAGGGCACTGCTGTAGCGCCATAGATTGTACAGGTCGAAGAGACACTGCAGATCTGGGCCAGTGAGACAGAAGCCGCTGGCGATCCGCCAAAGCTCTGGAGGGAACTTCAAAAAGATCCTTTTGGGAAGATAGACGATCCGTCCACCTCCTAGCACCTGGCCGTAGACCAACACAGACTCAATGAGGGTTGCCGCAGTGAGTGTCCTGAGCGGACACGTTAGCTGAGGCGTCCAATCGTGCCACAGGCGCGAGAACGACAAGCGTACCTGGCCACGGGAGGTGCGCTCCAGAAGAAATCCATCCTGGCCAATGGGGAGTATGGTGTTTCTGGTGTTTTGGTTAAAAGTAGCTTGAATCAAAGCTCATGTCATTATACCCAAGGGCTATGAGTTTTCATCAAGAAGttcgatgaagaggagaaaagaaaaatcgtGAGGTGTGGAAATGAGAAGAAATAAAACGTGTGCACATCCGCTACGGCAGTGGGTTTATCCGGCCCCCGTGATTTCTTGGCGCGGCTCTGCGATGCTCACGACATCCCGAAGTTTGATTGGGTAAGAAGGTGAAGCAGCTCCCACCAGTTCATTCTGTAGCAAAACCCGGTTCTTTTTGACCACTCGTGAATAGGATATGTTTGTCGTAGTGATTCTGACAGAAATTGGTTCGGTCCGGAATTTTGAGTCAATTTCTATAAAGAGGACATGTTCAACACCATTACCGACCAATCGCAAGCGAGACATATTTGAGAATGTTTGAGATTAGTGATATGGAAGCTTGCGCTCGCCACCAAAAATGGCCCGCTCATGACACGAGCTGACCAGAACTCCCATTGGGGGTAAAATAGACAGCATAATGATCCTCTAGACCCAGGCAGTCATGAGCTATCCTGCGCAGATATCGCATCTAGGAGGACCTGTATATTCCCAACTCAACCCTGCAGATTCCTGCTTTCTTCAGCCAGTTCCTGATCGTGACGATTATTTATTGAACGTTACCTTGTCTGTCAACCCTCCTTGTCGGCAAGGACGCTACGTGGCAGACTCGAGCTCCAGTCAAGTATCTTGATTGAGTAGTTTGTACATGTACCTCCTATATCTTACGGACAGATATCGGCAAGATGCAAACATCCTTGTCACAAAAGTAAGAAGTTGATGGAAGCTTTTAGATTGCATCTTGTGCATTGCTACTCTTCACTGAGGCCCGTACAGCGAGACTACCCCCAGGCCCCTCAATCCAAACATCCCAAGTCCCACTAAGTTTCGGCTTTGCGCAAACTGTCATGGCTTCGTCTACGAAGAGAGGCGCAAGATTTTTGTAGTCGATACTCTCTACCCGTAGCCCCAGATCCTTGAAATGGCGCCCAAGAACGCTTAAGAGAAGCGTCAAGGTCAGTGGCCCATGGACTAAAAGATCACGATacccttcttccttttgcgTGTATTGCCGATCCAGATGGATTGAATGCGCATTGAAAGTGAGCGCTGAGAAACGGAAAAGAAGGGATTTGTTGGGGAGGATTGAATGACGAAACGTCGCATCCGATGGAGCTGTAGATTTCATAGCGAAAACATATCGTCAGCCCATTGGAATCAAGAACAAACAAAAATCGAGATAGGTGCCGACATACCTTTCACAAAACGACCAGGTGCATCAAACAACGACTGATCCGCCTCAAGCTCAGTCGTGCTCTTTGTGCGCATGAAAATTAAATCCCGATTCTCAATGACCGATGCCTCACCCGCGAGAGCCTCGTCCTCAGCCCATATTCGATCCCGAGTCAATTGCTGATCTTCACCCTCGGCGACCGCGCCTACGCGCCTTTCAATCCTCACAATCACTTTTTCATCGCCCTCGCGCCCCTTTACGGTGACATTGCGAATGGATTCAATGCATACAGCTCGTTGTCCATCCAGAAGGAGACTCGGACCAGGAAATCGCAGATTCCCACCTGCCCAAAGGCGTCGATGAAACGGGTCGCCTGGCGTGTGGAGAATGTCTGTACCATCCGGCAATAGTTGCGACAGGGTCACTTGCGGAGGGAAGTAGATCAGGTGGTGGCCGACGGGAAGGAGTGATGGGTTTGTGATGGAAGGAAGAGTCGTATCTATTGGTGTGTTTGTACTCTTGGTTGTCGGTAAGAGATCACATATTGAGAGATTGAGTAAATGCGAGGGCTGTGGGTGCAAATAATCGTAGAATAGCGGGATTCTGCGAGAGGTCAAGTCATGCTGCAAGCGCTCCGCAAGTACCGAGTGATTGCGACAGGAATTGCGCAGACACTGTGTCGTCGCTCCACGTCGGGAATATAGACTTCGAATGGAACTCAACCTCATCTGCACTTATTTATAGAACAAGACAAGTCCGATGGACTTGCAATGTGCGGAGAGATGAACTTTACTTCTCCCATGCGACATGCGACATGCGATCAAACCCGCCGGTAAAGCATCGAGTTTGCCTTGTTTGTTGTCGATATGCCCGCATGAGGTGTACGCCCCTCACCGCTTGAACCATGCGCTGCTTGCCCTGTTGTATGTACTCGGATCAATTGCTTGAAACTTGAAGGATCATTGAGTCTCGTAAATTTCTGATTCTCACGATGTCAAACAATCGCCTGAAAGTGGTCTTCCTTGGCCCACTGGCCTCGTTCTCCCATCAGGTATGGAAAAGAGCCATATTCAGACATACCCCCGCGTAACAATTTATTGATCTACCCCACACCTCAACTCGGAGGTCAGCACTAGCTCTATCTAACATCTGGCCGTTCGTATCTTACAGGCCGCAGCGGAATCATTTAAAAACACCGATGCAGAATTGATCCCTCATGTGTCCTTCGCCGACGCATTTTCGGCCGTTCAAGACCAAACCGCCGACTTCGCAGTCATCCCCTTCGAAAACTCCACCAATGGCTCCGTCGTGCAAACACTGGACCTCCTCGCCGACCGCACCTCTCTGTATACAGACGTCAAAGTCTGTGGTGAATACTATCTCACCGTGCATCACTGTCTGCTCGTCCGCAAGGGCACATACCCCTCTGGCTGGTCCGGCTACGACGGCTCCATCACCAAACTATACACGCACCCGCAGGCATGGGGCCAATGTGAAAACGTCCTGTCGACTCACTTCAAAGGCATCGAGAGACAAGATGTCTCATCTACATCCAAAGCCGCGGAGATCGTTGCAAAGGAGACGGGTGAGAAGGCCGGGGCCATAGCGAGCAAATTCGCGGCCGAACATCACGGCCTCGACATATTGATGGAGAACATTGAGGATCGCGCCGACAACACAACGCGTTTCTTGATTCTGCGCAACACTCGCGTGGAGAGAACAGGTTCCTTGGCCTTTGAGAAACGGTCTCCCATGGATTCGACGGGCATTACGAACAAGACGTTGATCTCGTTTGCGGTGGATCATGCCTCCCCGGGTGCGTTGGCAAATGCATTGCTGATATTCAAGGCGCATGGGCTGAACTTGACGAGTATTAACACGCGGCCGAGCTTGAAACGCGCGTGGCAGTATGTCTTCTTCGTGGAGTGTGGACAGGCCCCCTCGAAGGAGAATAAGGAAGCTGTTCTTCAGGTGTTGGATGATTTGCGTCGTGCGACGGAGTCTTGCAGAGACTGGGGAACATGGAAGGATCAGCTCTGTGTGCGCGCTGCCTCCTAGTAGACGGCCAGTATTGGTCTTTCACCCCCGGGTCACTGAGTGTTGATtcaaaaacaagaacaaaaaaacaaagtaGATACCTATTCTCCTCATGTCGGTACAGACGGGGGAAAAGGCGTTTTCACCCAGACTTTGACTGGATTTCAGAATTATTTGGCGTGATGGAAGTACCATCGTCGAGGTTTTGAGTCCCATTGAAATATACATCTCCATGGTTTTTGTGACAAATCCGAGTACCCCGAGGACCCATTCGGAGCTATGTGGGCGAGTCCGGCTCTAGTGTCGAGCCTATCTACAGTTTACTCCTAGCCCTACGATCATGGACGTGGCTCATATTATCCACCTCCATGCCATCGGGCAGCAGCGCAGCGAGATCGTgaattttgattttccttcttccagacTTAAAAAAGAGCGAACATGAAAGCAACAGAAGCGATGGACTGGATCGTCTCAGGGGTCAATCCAGGTCACCGATAAAACAAATGGACCGCAGCAAGACAACCGCCGCTCGCGCTATTTTTGAACCCTGCTCTTGTCGCACGGCGCGCTTATGCGCAGTACACAGCGGGCGCAATAGGCAATAGACGGTTGCAGAGAATTGCATCCAATCAATCAAATTGCAATTTACACCTCAAGATCGTCTCAGACACTGAGGTCACCTCAGTGAGCATGTAATGGAGCTTGGATGACCCTAGTAGGAGGAAGACCAAGACGGTTAGTGGTTTTGGTACCGGGAAAGCGAGACGACAAACAGGGGGAATCGCTTACCTCTGGGCAACTTCACAGGGCTTGGAACAAGGTTCTTGACGGGATCCTTCACGGATACCAGGGTTCTAGTCTTGGAGTCGCTTGCGTGATCCACGGGGCGAGCCG includes:
- a CDS encoding H/ACA ribonucleoprotein complex subunit CBF5; translation: MAAVNNMEVDYTIKPQALTPSSSSEDWPLLLKNYEKLLVRTGHFTPIPAGASPLKRDLKSYISSGVINLDKPSNPSSHEVVAWMKRILRADKTGHSGTLDPKVTGCLIVCIDRATRLVKSQQGAGKEYVCVIRLHDKIPGGEAQFRRALETLTGALFQRPPLISAVKRQLRIRTIHESKLYEFDNERHLGVFWVSCEAGTYIRTLCVHLGLLLGVGAHMQELRRVRSGAMSEESGMVTLHDVLDAQWVYDNQRDESYLRRVIKPLESLLTTYKRIVVKDSAVNAVCYGAKLMIPGLLRFESGIEVNEEVVLMTTKGEAIAIGIAQMSTVELTTCDHGVVAKVKRCIMERDLYPRRWGLGPTALEKKKLKSAGKLDKYGRVNEATPAKWKSEYKDFNAPLEDGEQPAAVVATTTTTVVPVPAATEEAESPEAEDAEEDGDDDKKKRKRHDGETAEEKAERKRKKKEKKEKKERRKSKQAEDSDDSD